A genomic segment from Lineus longissimus chromosome 15, tnLinLong1.2, whole genome shotgun sequence encodes:
- the LOC135499691 gene encoding uncharacterized protein LOC135499691 translates to MPCKGDHERDVDVSTAGKRAPLHVNVKKVLIRTAGVSFALLSALAGAISGVFFKLTGEMDSFEIVVFRGLATFLLSATCSLYKRKKVLLVKNRYLWFAASGNAISNALFYLAGSHMNYGDTSAISLLCPILVGIIGHFYLKELYTKVDAVITVVIIFGVLMVIQPDFLVKLLYPNSDDIFKDVTNRNITNATILKNNLNTSEGFINMTLSFNDIVNRTENFTEIGGNNKPRGLVISREIAGVIALSSAIAVSCNYIFTRRYGRVFFPTALAQYGLLNAVLSAIPATALGLWHFPPSPLQWIYLFCYISTALLSQILYLAAFRKAPAALVTTVLVFDIPLSYCLQLVVLGHYPTVLPLVGAVIITCGALVFSSLRYRRERRETEKQKKLAAEEMNCVDSVELVALTGSLTRTRVNGHDREKGSADDGHDGG, encoded by the coding sequence ATGCCATGTAAAGGGGACCACGAGAGGGATGTGGACGTTTCTACAGCGGGAAAGCGGGCCCCGCTCCATGTAAATGTCAAGAAGGTCCTAATCCGAACAGCGGGAGTCTCTTTCGCTTTATTGTCAGCATTAGCGGGTGCTATCTCGGGAGTGTTCTTCAAACTAACAGGTGAAATGGATTCATTCGAAATTGTAGTTTTTCGTGGGCTTGCGACATTTCTTTTATCTGCGACGTGCTCGCTTTACAAGAGGAAAAAAGTGCTATTAGTGAAAAATCGCTATCTTTGGTTCGCTGCTTCAGGGAATGCGATCAGCAACGCCCTCTTCTACTTGGCTGGGTCGCATATGAACTATGGGGACACAAGTGCAATAAGTCTTCTATGTCCGATTCTGGTAGGCataattggacatttttatctCAAGGAACTCTACACTAAGGTGGACGCTGTAATCACTGTTGTGATAATTTTCGGCGTGTTGATGGTTATCCAGCCGGACTTTCTCGTCAAACTCTTGTATCCAAACAGCGATGACATCTTCAAAGACGTCACTAACAGGAACATAACAAACgccaccattttgaaaaacaatttgaacacttcTGAAGGATTCATCAACATGACTCTTTCCTTCAACGACATCGTGAACAGAACTGAGAATTTCACGGAAATTGGGGGAAATAACAAACCACGGGGTCTGGTGATTTCTCGCGAGATTGCAGGAGTAATAGCACTCAGTTCGGCTATTGCTGTCTCCTGCAACTACATTTTTACCCGGCGCTACGGGAGGGTCTTCTTTCCGACGGCGTTGGCACAATATGGTCTCCTCAATGCAGTTCTCTCGGCTATCCCAGCCACCGCACTCGGGTTGTGGCACTTCCCTCCAAGCCCCTTGCAATGGATTTATCTCTTTTGCTACATATCAACTGCCCTGCTTTCTCAGATTTTATATTTGGCGGCTTTTCGGaaagctcctgcagctttggtGACTACAGTCTTAGTGTTCGATATCCCTTTATCGTATTGTTTACAACTCGTGGTTCTCGGACATTACCCAACGGTGCTGCCCTTAGTGGGCGCTGTAATAATCACTTGTGGCGCGCTGGTGTTTAGTTCATTGAGATACCGGCGCGAACGAAGAGAGACAGAAAAGCAAAAGAAGTTGGCTGCCGAGGAAATGAACTGTGTTGATTCGGTGGAACTTGTAGCCCTGACTGGTTCGCTGACCAGAACAAGGGTTAACGGACACGATAGGGAGAAGGGAAGTGCTGACGACGGTCATGACGGTGGCTGA
- the LOC135499692 gene encoding uncharacterized protein LOC135499692: MPCKGDHEREGDDPTAGKRATLKENAKKFIIRTAGVSLTLLSALAGAIAGVFFKLTGEMDSFEILVFRGLATFVLAVTCSLYKRKTVLLVKNRHLWFAATGNALSNALFYLSASHMNYGDTSAIFLLCPILVGIIGHFYLKELYTKVDAVITVVIIFGVLLVIQPDFLVRLLYPNNDDNFKDVTNRNITNATILKNNPNTSEGFNTTISFNGIVNGTKNSTESVGNDKQQSLVISREIAGVIALGAAISVSCSFIFVRRCGKVFFPTALAQYSLTNAVLSAIPATALGLWQFPPSPLQWIYLSCYISSALLSQTLYLAAFRKAHAALVSTVLVSIIPMTYCLQLVVLGHYPTVLPSVGAVIITCGALVFSLLRYRRERRETEKQKKLAAEEMNCVDSVELVALTGSLTRTRVNGHDREKGSADDGHDGG, encoded by the coding sequence ATGCCATGTAAAGGGGACCACGAGAGGGAGGGCGACGATCCTACAGCAGGAAAGCGGGCAACGCTCAAAGAGAATGCCAAGAAGTTCATAATCCGAACAGCGGGAGTTTCTCTCACTTTATTGTCAGCATTAGCGGGTGCTATCGCGGGAGTGTTCTTCAAACTAACAGGTGAAATGGATTCATTCGAAATACTAGTATTTCGTGGCCTCGCGACATTTGTTTTAGCTGTGACGTGCTCGCTTTACAAGAGGAAAACAGTGCTATTAGTAAAGAATCGCCATCTTTGGTTCGCTGCGACAGGAAATGCGCTCAGTAACGCCCTCTTCTACTTGTCTGCGTCGCATATGAACTATGGGGACACAAGCGCAATCTTTCTTCTTTGTCCGATTCTGGTAGGCATTATCGGTCATTTTTATCTCAAGGAACTCTACACTAAGGTGGACGCTGTAATCACTGTTGTGATAATTTTCGGCGTACTGCTGGTTATCCAGCCGGACTTTCTCGTCAGGCTTTTATATCCGAATAACGACGACAACTTCAAAGACGTCACCAACAGGAACATAACAAACgccaccattttgaaaaataatccGAACACCTCTGAAGGATTCAATACGACGATTTCCTTCAACGGAATCGTCAATGGAACTAAAAATTCAACGGAAAGTGTGGGAAATGACAAACAACAAAGTCTGGTGATTTCTCGCGAGATTGCAGGAGTAATAGCACTCGGTGCGGCTATTTCTGTCTCCTGCAGCTTCATTTTTGTCCGGCGCTGCGGGAAGGTCTTCTTTCCGACGGCGTTGGCACAATATAGTCTTACCAATGCAGTTCTCTCGGCTATCCCAGCCACCGCACTCGGGTTGTGGCAATTCCCTCCAAGCCCCTTGCAATGGATTTATCTCTCTTGCTACATATCATCTGCCCTGCTTTCTCAGACGTTATATTTGGCGGCTTTTCGGAAAGCTCATGCAGCTTTGGTGTCTACAGTCTTAGTTTCAATTATCCCGATGACGTATTGTTTACAGCTCGTGGTTCTCGGACATTACCCAACGGTGCTGCCCTCAGTGGGCGCAGTGATAATCACTTGTGGCGCGCTGGTGTTTAGTTTATTGAGATATCGCCGCGAACGAAGAGAGACAGAAAAGCAAAAGAAGTTGGCTGCCGAGGAAATGAACTGTGTTGATTCGGTGGAACTTGTAGCCCTGACTGGCTCGCTGACCAGAACAAGGGTTAACGGACACGATAGGGAGAAGGGAAGTGCTGACGACGGTCATGACGGTGGCTGA